AACTCCACAATGCCACATGGCCTGGTATTGTTGGTAAAGGGTCCGATTCGGAGCCCATTATTCCTTTCGACACGTTGCTTGAAAAAACGGCTGCCGCTGAGGTGGACGGGGTAAAGTTTGACGGTGTTGATATCGGTCTATTCGATGAGCACCTTGGTGAGTATTTAAACAGTGAAGATGGTGCAAGCCGCCTTGCTGATAAAGTGAGCGGCTACAATCTGGAAATCGGAAGTCTTGTTGCAAATGTATGGGCAGGTTCGGCGCTTGGCAGCAAAGAGTCGCGCGATGTGTTTGTAGAGCAGGTTCGTAAAGCATGTGTTTTCGGGCAGAAACTTCGCGAAGCCGGTGTCCGCCATGGTGGAGTAGTTCGTATTGATTCCGCGGTTTCACCGGAAGTATGGTCTGCCGATCCCACTGCGAATACCAAACAAATAGCAGAGACATTCCGGATCGCCTGTGACGTAGCCGCCGACTTTGGAGAAAAACTGGCTGCCGAGGGCGAAATTTGCTGGGGCGGAATGCATAGCTGGAAAGCGATGCTGGATACGCTGGAGGCAGTGGATCGCCCGAATATGGGTTTCCAGGCAGATATGTCCCATACTTTTTTATACCTACTTGGCTATAATAGACCGGAAGACCGGATTTTACCAGCCGATTTTCAATGGAGCGACAGAGCTGCTTTGGAGGAGGGACTTAAAACTATGACTGCAAAATTACGTCCATGGACCTTCGATTTCCACGTTGCCCAAAATGATGGCACTGTTCACGGAACAGGTTCGCATGATAAAACAGGTCGTCACTGTCTGGCCACCGATCCGAACGGAAAACTGGATATCACTCATGATGCGGGCTACTGGTTGCGCGATGAAAACGGAGTGCTGACCAAGGCTTTTCGCCACATCTGCTGGGACGGATGTATGTTCCCGAATTCGGTAATGGGCAATCAGCAAACCTGGAACGACATTCTTGCTGCGCTTGTAAAAGTACGTAAGGCGCATGGCTGGTATCAGGCATAACAAAACGAAGTTTTAAAAAAGGTTATTGATCAAAAGGCTAAATGCAGAAAGTGGTTTGCCACCTGCTGAAAGCCAATAGCTTTAAAAAATATGTCAACTAAAAAAGAGATAAGGATTGCGCTTATCGGTACCGGGCTTATGGGCCGTACGCATTCTAATGGATACAATCGGATTGCTAACTTTTTTCCGGAACTCGAATATACACCCGTATTGAAGGTGGCTTGCTCGCGTAATGCGGAAAAGGCAAAAGCCTTTGCAGAGCAGTGGGGGTACGAGTCATTTGAAACCGACTGGAAAAAAGTAATCGCAAGAGATGACGTTGATGCCATCGATATTTGTACAGCCAATGATACCCATGCTGAAATTGCAATTGCTGCTGCGGCAGCCGGGAAAATGATCCTGTGCGAAAAACCGCTTGCCAGAACTCTGGCAGAGGCCCAGACTATGGTGGATGCCGTTGAAAAGGCGGGAGTGAAAAATACGGTCTGGTATAACTATCGCCGGGTTCCTGCTGTAACATTGGCAAAGCAAATCGTGGATTCAGGGAAGCTCGGAAAAATTTTCCATTACCGCGCCAACTTCCTTCAGGACTGGACGATTAATCCGGATGTTCCGCAGGGAGGAACCGCAACCTGGCGTCTGGATGTAGATGCGGCCGGATCGGGCGTAACGGGCGATTTGCTTGCACACTGTATCGACACCGCCATGTGGATCAATGGAGGTATTAAAGACGTTTCTGCAGTAACAGAAACATTCATCAAAGAGCGTGTTCATGCTGAAAGCGGTAAGGTGCAGAAGGTAGGAATAGATGACGCGGCTATCTTCCACTGCCATTTTGAAAACGGTTCACTGGGTCTTTTTGAGTCAACACGTTATGCGCGTGGGCACAAGGCGCTTTATACTTTTGAAATAAACGGAGAACATGCTTCCATACGCTGGGATCTGCATGATCTGAACCG
This portion of the Dyadobacter sp. CECT 9275 genome encodes:
- a CDS encoding sugar phosphate isomerase/epimerase family protein, which encodes MPENNYPKLHNATWPGIVGKGSDSEPIIPFDTLLEKTAAAEVDGVKFDGVDIGLFDEHLGEYLNSEDGASRLADKVSGYNLEIGSLVANVWAGSALGSKESRDVFVEQVRKACVFGQKLREAGVRHGGVVRIDSAVSPEVWSADPTANTKQIAETFRIACDVAADFGEKLAAEGEICWGGMHSWKAMLDTLEAVDRPNMGFQADMSHTFLYLLGYNRPEDRILPADFQWSDRAALEEGLKTMTAKLRPWTFDFHVAQNDGTVHGTGSHDKTGRHCLATDPNGKLDITHDAGYWLRDENGVLTKAFRHICWDGCMFPNSVMGNQQTWNDILAALVKVRKAHGWYQA
- a CDS encoding Gfo/Idh/MocA family protein, yielding MSTKKEIRIALIGTGLMGRTHSNGYNRIANFFPELEYTPVLKVACSRNAEKAKAFAEQWGYESFETDWKKVIARDDVDAIDICTANDTHAEIAIAAAAAGKMILCEKPLARTLAEAQTMVDAVEKAGVKNTVWYNYRRVPAVTLAKQIVDSGKLGKIFHYRANFLQDWTINPDVPQGGTATWRLDVDAAGSGVTGDLLAHCIDTAMWINGGIKDVSAVTETFIKERVHAESGKVQKVGIDDAAIFHCHFENGSLGLFESTRYARGHKALYTFEINGEHASIRWDLHDLNRLEYFDHSDDSIVRGWRSILVTDGDQPYMKRWWIPGTSIGYEHSFIHQAADFFESLQTGKDCSPTFKDALETQKVCEAVLDSANSKSWKDTGVEWAGS